The genome window GAGGAGGATGCGGGGAATGGACGCAAAGGCAACCTGGAAACATGGGCTTTCCTTTGAAGGGTGGGCGTCAAGCGGTTTCACCGTAAATCTTGGCGCTGCACCCGAAGTTGGCGGAGAGAACGATGGCTTCCGTCCTATGGAACTTCTGCTGGTCGGCTTGGCAGGTTGTACTGCTATGGACGTGATTTCCATCCTTGAAAAGAAACGCCAGCAGGTGACCGGCTTTGAGGTGCGGGCTCATGCAGAACGGGCAAATGAACACCCCAAAGTGTTTACCGAGATTACTCTGGAATACATTGTAACCGGCCACAACATTGACCCTGAAGCGGTTAAACGTGCTGTAGAACTCTCCGAGAATAAATACTGTTCGGCGCAAGCCATGCTGGGCAAGACGGCGAATATCCAGCACAAAATTACCATCCTTGAAGGCTAATGCCAGAAGGAAACCGGCAGGGCTGTGGGTGAGCAACCCACAGCCCTGATTTTTTATGGCTTATTCCTGTGCAGACACTGCATCATGGTCCGGAATGAGGGTTTCCACGTTGCGTACCAGCGGATTCATCCAGCCGGCAATTGCTACACCTAAGATGACCACACCACTCAGGAATATGATGGTGCCCATTCCAGCGCCTGCACCGGTACCTGTCAGAGGGGCAAACAACCTTGCCAGTGGGGAAGAGGCTGTTTTCATGGCAGGTTCAAAGACGTAGTCTGCCAGCGGTCCAGCCATTAACATCGCCAGAGGAGCGGTAATCTGGGCAATCATGCGGCGGATGGAAAAAACGCGTCCTTGCAGGTCGGGCGGTACTTTGGATTGCCAGATGGCTTGATTGCAACTGTTGATGATAGGCCCAAAGAAACTGGCAAAGAATGCTGCCGCAATCCACGCAGGCAAGCCAAACCGCAATCCGTAGAGCATTTCGCCCAGCAATCCGCCCAGGAACCAGCCTCCCAGTACCCCCAGAACTTTCTTTTTGGGACCACCCCAAACAGAAATTAGAAGACTACCAGCAATTCCTCCCGCCGACCCAACAGATTGAACAAGCCCCAGGATGGGGGCGCTATCGCCGGTGCGAGCGAGAATCATTGGAGAGGTCAGCACCCCTGCAAGAGTCGACATGAGATTTCCGGAGAAAAATACCAGTTGCAAAAAGAGCAGACTGCGCCGGTTAAGAATATAACGAAAACCAAAAAGAGCCTCTTTGAAGATCGAGCCCTGTCCTTCTTGCCCTTCCTGCGAGCGGGGTACTGATGGGATGACAATCCATAGCAACATGCTGATGGCAAAAACGAAGGTCACGATGTCGATCAGCAGGATGCCACTTATGCCAATCACGCCAATCAGAGCCCCAGCCAGTACAGGAGAGAGCAATCCTGAGCCCCATTCGGCAAGGGACATCATCCCGGAGGCACGGCTGTAATGTTCCTTGGGAATCATCACCGAAATCGCTGCAGAGTAGGCAGGCCATTGGAAAGACTGGAAAATTCCCATAAAAGCCCCGGCAACATACATGTGCCAGATTTGCAGGACGTTTTGCGAGTAAAGAATTAGAATGACAATGGTTGCCAGTCCGGCTGCCAAATCACTGAGCATCATGACCAGTTTTTTGTTCCAGCGGTCTACCAGAACGCCTGCAAACGGACTGAAAAGGATAGAGGGTCCAAAACTGAAGAATGCCATCAGAGAAAGGGCTGTTGCCGAACCGGTTAGTTTCCATGCCCAGATGGTTAAAGCAAATCCACTCATGGAAGACCCCATGAGCGAAATCACCTGCCCGAACCAAACCAGAGTAAAGGCAGTCATACCTCGAGGACGTTGAAGTGCCATGATGTAAGTCTCTCCTTTGATTGTTGTTAGCGGGATTGGGACTGAATTTGACTTGCCTGATCCGAGCAAACGCAGGCTTTGACCGAGCGGTTTTGCCGGGTAAGCCACCCCTCGTAAGGTGAGGCGCCGTTGCGCGCAATCCATCCTTCCAGATTGAACGGAATGACTCCATCCGCTGGAATCCATTCGCCGTTAAACTTACGGGCAATATGCACATGGGTTCCGGTTGCCCTTCCACCTTCGCAAGAGGGTTTGCCAATGGGATCACCGGCTTGCAATTCGCTTCCCAGTGGCGCCATTCCATCTGAGGCTAGATGTAAATAAAAGATGACCCAACCAGTGCGTTCATCGCCATCCCCATCCAGGTCCAGCACGGCAATTCCCGTCCCGGTGCGCACAATTTTTCCACCGGCAACAGCCGTAGCAAATTCCTCGGTGGGGGAGCAACCGCCCACTACCGATGGAGGAGCAAAGTCCAGCGCGGCAAGCGGTTCACCCTCTCCCCAGGCAGTATGGGGGCCTCCGGTAAATGCCCACGATTTTCCCGCACCAAACGGCAAACGCAGTTCGGGCTGGCGCAGACTGCCCGGAATGTGGGGATCGGTTGTCCATGGCTCCCCGAATAATTCCCGGTAAGTGCGCGCAAACCCTTCCGAAGATACGGCAATGCGATAGCCTTCCATATTCAAACGGCCGGCAAAGTAAACCTGCAATGCCACCGTTGCCGCATTTTGCCACGGATCGGGACGTTCCAGTTGCCCATCTGGCAGAGTAATCTCCAAACGGCCCTTGCGCCAGGTGTAGTATTGCTGATTCAGGAAATTGGCTGTCCATGCCAGTTGACGGTAAAGCCCGCGGTAAGAAATATCTCTTTCTCCCAGGGGATACTCGTCCAGTCCCCCAGGCATTTTGGGCTGGGTTAATGCTCCCAACTGATATTCCAGAATGGCGAGTAATACCCTGGGGCTGATGGAGTAATTGGTGGCTACATATTCAACAATCTCCGCGCCGTTTCTCTGCCGGTCGCCAACATATTCGTTATAAAATCGCAACCAGCCGGGTTGTAACAGGACGAACTTTTGGGTGTCGAACCCTATCAATGCCGGACCATTAACGAAATGACTGTCTGGCAGGATTTGATAAGGACTGCCCCACAGCGGTTGATAGTAAATGGGGATTTTCATCGGCATTCCGGGTGGCATGGTGGTGGCATCAGCCGGAATGAACGGATTGGCTTCGAGGATTTCTTTCACGCTGGTGTTAAAGTGCGCCGCTATGGCGGGTAATGTATCACCGGTTTGTGCAGTGTAATCCACCAGTTCCCCCGGCTGATAAATTGGTCGGGCGGGCATTGGGGTGGGAGTGTCTTGAATTTCTATCAGGGATTTTCCCTGGGGGTTTGAAGGTTCAAAGAGAGATTGAGCGCTGCTACTTTCCAGTGGAACGCAGGCGCTGATCAGCATTGTTGAAATCCATCCTACCAGGATTCCTGCCCGAAGAAAACGTTTCCAGACTTTTCTCACGGGGAGGATTATAACGCTTTATAATCTTTTTCATGAGAAATTGGCAGAAGAGGTTGCTGGGACTTTCCCTGGGCGTTTTATTATGGGGCATGGCTTCATGCAATTCTTCGATGTCTCAATCTCTAACGGCTTTACCTGTCTCATCCGAAAACACTATTCCCATTCCCTCCTTTTCACCTACCCCTTCTCCTGTGATTATTCCTGAGACCAGCGAGCCATTGCCGTCCATTACCCAGGCTCCTGCTTTTCAGTCTTTTGCTGTTCAACCCTTGAGTCAGATGCTGGAAGATGGTGCGGACTGGCATGTATGGGTGAAAGAACTGGGTGGGCGAGTACTTTTTGAATGGCGTTCTGATGAGATAATTCATCCCGCTTCCATAGTCAAAGTTCCTTTGGGGATGCTGGTCCTGGAGACACTGGAAAAAGGAACGGAAGAACCTTTGGACTTGGTGCTGGATAAAGGTCCAACCGGTGCCGGGCGTAGTTACCGGCAATTGTTACGTGCCATGCTGGTGTACAGCGAAGAAGATGCTACAGAAATTCTCGAACGCGATTTGTTTGAACGAGTTCATCAGAATGCAGTTCAGCAGATTTTGGACAGGTGGCAAGCCCCATCCATTCGATTTCGTCCTCGCCGTGCTTCAATTCATGACTTAAGTACTTTGTGGGAATGCCTTTACACCCGGCAATGTCTCAGTGAGTCTGCCAGCGAACAAATGCTGACATGGTTGGCAGAGGAAACTCCCAGCGATAACGGACGCCTTTGGACTCTTAAGCCATATCTTCCTGAGGAAAGTCGCATCTATAACAAAAGAGGGTCTATGACTGTTCCTCTTACCGTGGGAGATTGTGGCTTGGTTGAAATTCCCTATTATCCCGTTCTGCTGATTTGCATCGTGGGGCAGTCACAGGGTGAGCCAAACTTTGACCGCCTTCATCAGAAAATTGGTGAATTTGTGCAGGAGGTTTGGGTTCTCTGGCAGGATTACCGCGAAATTAAGGACGAGTAATCCCCATATATAGAGGCTTTGACGGTTTTCTCCTCTTTGATGAGAGCCCCTTGATAAGGTTTTTCTCCGGCTACTGCGCGCCATCCAGACAAAACGAACGGCATGGGGCCATCCGCCAGAATCCATTCGCCGTTGTATTTTCGGGCAACGTGAACATGAGTGCCGGTAGCTTGTCCACCCTCGCAGGATGGATGTCCGATGCGGTCATCGGTATTGACCCAGGTGTTTACGGGAACACGATCGTTAGTAGCGATATGCAGATACAGCACTGCCCAGCCAGTTTGCTCAAAGCCATCGCCGTCCAGGTCCACAACCACAACGCCATACTCCGAGCGCACTACCAGCCCGCTGGAAATTGCCGTGACCCAATCGGTGGAGACGTAGCAATCCTTTTCAGTGGTGGACGGGGCAAAATCCAGCGCTGCCCGCGCGCCGTCCGGTCCCCAGGCAGAATGAGGCCCGCCGGTTAAACTCCAGGGCTTTCCGGGACGGAAAGGCAGTTCCATGGGGGGTTGAGTCAGGGTTGCAGGGAATAATGGTTCAACAGATTGAGCCCTCAACCAGGGGCTGCCAAACATTTTTTCGTATAAGGCTGGCATACTCTCTAAGCCGTACACTGCGGCTGCCCAGTGGGGCTGATCGTAAAGTTGCGAGAACAGGTACAAAACGGCTACACTCCCGGCATTCAAGTCGGGTGCCAGTCTCATCGTTGTACCATCTTGAAACGTCAGGCTGGTCAGACGTCCTTCGCGCCAGCCGTAGTATCCAATGTTTAACTGCTGAACTGCCCAGGATAGTTGAGCAAACAGCCCTTTCTTCTGGTAATTCAGATAGCCAACCGGGAAATCCGTTTGGGCAAGATTTTCCGGTTGTCCGGTTACCCAGTGGCTCTGATACTCAAGAATTGCCAGCAACAATCGAGGGTTAATGGAGTTATCAATAGCCACTTTGTACACAGAAGCCGCACCGCTATTCCATCCGTTGCTGTGCCACTCCTGAATGGTAGTCAGATAACCGCCAGCCTCGGTCACATACTTGTTAATGTCGAAGTCCAGCGCAGAGGGGGAGAAAACGATTTCACTGTCGGGCATGACCTGTTCTGATGACGTGGTTTCGCCCAGTTTGTCAGGAATGATGAGAAGAATGCCCGGGTCCAGCAAGCCATTTTCCGGTAAAGATTGGGTGGAGGAAATTTCTTCTCTTGCGACCCCAAAACGCGCTGCCAGAGCACTTAACGTATCTCCGGCTTGTGTGTAATACAGAATGGGGGGGGCAGGGGTGGGGCTTTCTTTGGGCGTAGGGGTGATTTGAGGGGGAGCAACTCTGGTGCTTACCCTTTCGGACTGTTCTTCTCCGGTGGTGACGGTTTCGACCAGTGCTAACTGGCTTTTCTGTCCAAAACTGAATGGCGATTGTCCGGCACCGTTCATGCCGCGTACGCACCCACTCAGCAAACCTGCGATAATCACAAGTGTCCAGAGGTTGGAAAGTTTACCAGCCAATCTGATTCTCATCTAAACGTTTATCCCATGCAGTAACAACCTGCTCGCCTTTGATTAATCGTCCCTCATAAGGGATACTGTCCCCTGCAGAGACCCATCCACTGAGTACGAAAGGAATTGTGCCGTCTGCAGAAATCCATTCTCCATTATACCGGCGGGCGATGTGTAAGTGCGTGCCATTGGATACTCCGCCTTCGCAGGACGGATGTCCAATGTCATCCCCGGCTTTCAGAAAGCGTCCTTCCTGTACTCTGCCACTGGACGCAATATGGAAATAGAGGATTGTCCAGCCGGTTTGCTCATATCCATCTCCATCTAAATCCTGTACCACTGCTCCATCCCCACTGCGCACAATCAAACCGTCTGCCATCGCGGTAACCCATTCGGGGCTGGTATAACAACCGTAAGCCTCTCCCGGGGGTGCAAAATCCAGCGCTCCCCATGCAGAGCCAGTTCCAAAGGCAGGGTGCGGTCCCCCGGTGAAGTACCAGATGCTTCCCGGAGCAAAGGGAAGCACCATCTCAGGTTGGGTTAGGTCTGCTGGAATGAGCGGCTCAAAAGCCAGTTCCTGAGGCGATCCAAATAAACGCGTGTATGTGGCATACAGCCCTTGTGAACTTACGGCTTTCACCCACTCATCCTTGCCGTAAAGCAAACTGAAAAGGTACTGAACGCCCGCAGTGCCGGCATTGATGGATTCGGGTACAAGTACATAGGTTTGATCTGCCAGCACCCATCCTTTGACCCCGCCGGCTTTCCACAGATAGTATCCATAATTAAGCATGTTCGCCGCCCAGCCAATCTGGTGGTATAAGCCGGTAATTTGCGAATTGGAATAACCCAACGGATATTTGCGCGTCTCTGCGGGTGGGGAAGGATTGGTCAGCCAGCCGCTTTGGTATTCCAGCACGGCAAGCAACAATCGTGGGTTAACGGAGAAGTCGCGGGCAATTTTTTCAATCAATTCGGTGCCCGAATAGGCTTCTCCATTGCGATTTTCATGGTAATTTTTCAAGAAACCAGGCTGGTTTTCAACAAAAGTGCCCATTTTAAAGGTAGTTGTGGAGGGCCCGAAAACCAGTTCGGAGTCAGGAAGAATGATAAAGTCCGGTCCTTGAGGAAAGTCCTCAATCATTGGAATAATCAGTTCCTGGCCCACATCTATTCGGTCAGGGTTGGATAACTTGTTCGCGGCAATCAGCAAGGCCAGATCCACGTTGAACTGGCGGGCAATATTTCCCAGGGTATCTCCCTGTTGTACTATATAGGTTTTGGGTTGCGGGGTAGGTTCAAAGGGTGGAATGTCTTCTTCGGCTTGCATCGCAGGTGTGGAGATTGGTATCTCTACAGGTGTTTCCACAAGTTGCGGTGTGCCCGGAGGAACGAATAAAGTGGGTTGCGGGGTTGAAACAGCGCGAATGTCAAAAATCGAGGTGCTCCCCCAGGGACGCACACAAGCACTGAGCAACCCTGCGGCGATCAGAAACGTCCCAAGACGCTGGATTAATTTCTTCAGGTTAGGGCATAGAAGTTGTGTCCACATGTGGCTCACACACCAGACGGTAGTATTCTAATTCGCGTTCCCGGTTTTCCAGGGCATAAGCACGTGCTTCTTCGCCAATTCGGATGACAGTATCCAGATAGAGAATTGCATCTTTGTCCCAGTAGCGGGGCAGAACCATGAGGGGATCCTGCACATAATTTTCCGGAAGCAGTGCCGGGCGTTTGGGATCAATTTCATCCCCCAGCGGAATCCAGTTGTACATCAAGGGTCCCCGTGGGTTTACGGTGAATCCTAACTGATAACCTACTTCCCGCGCAACTTGTACGGCTCTGGCGCTGAAATTGCCGCCGGGCCAGATGTAGGCAATCGGTGCTTTTCCAAAGGTTTCCAGGATGGCTTCTCGAGAACCTTGCAGTTCACGGTAAATGAAGGTTTCCACATCCACTTTGCCGTACAGAGATGTTTCAATCGTTGTGCCCGGCTTAAATTCGACAATATTAATGTTATGTACCACCCCATGTGCTTGGTGATCTACCCAACCTTCACGTTGGAGGGCGATATTTTCATCCCGCACGCGACGGCTGGCTTCAGGCTCGCTGATCCATGCGTTGGTCACTGTCCAGCCATGAGGGTGGAGGTAAGGGTAGAAGTGATCCCGGTAATAAGAAGCGGAGTGCAAGTCGTCCACAATCAGCACCACCGAGCGCGGGGGAATATAATCGTTGCTTTGCAAGAAGCCTGCCAGTTGTTCCATGCTGATGGCTTCAAAGCCTTTTTGTTCTAAGGCTTGAAACAGTTCCTTAACCTGATGGGCACTGATTTGATAAGGATGATTGACCTCTCCATCGGTGATAGAGTGGAACATGATCGGCATCACCACCGTCCCCGGAGCCGATTTTCCCATTTTCCAGCGGTTCTTCAAAACCTGACAGGTATCCTGAATGTACGGATGGGGATGATCCATCGGATTCAAAAGCGAGGTTTGAAATACTCTCGGAAGTTCGGGTGGGACAGGGGGCTGTGTTGGCGTTGGAGTAAAGGATGGCACTGTGGTGGGAGTTGATGTAGGTTCAGGAATGGCATAAGTTGCTGTAAGAATGGCTTCGTGGAAGAGACTGGTTTCCTGCACGTTGAGTGTGGGTGTAGGTGTAGGCAGAGGTTGGACTGTGCATCCCACAATCCCCAAAAGAAAGAGACATCCCCACAAACACCCCTGTAAAACGTTTACCCCTAATGGTTTCATCATGGTTATTGTACCAGAGGAAAACTCAGGGCTTTCCTCAATGGAAAGCCCTGCAAAGAAGCGATTAGGCGGTTTCACCCCGGATGAAGGCTTCCGTCATCTCCCGGGCAATTTCATCCTTGAATTGTTTGGGGGGTGTTTTCATGAAATAAGAAGCGGGGGCATACAAAGGTCCACCGATTCCACGATCCATTGCCAGTTTGACACAGCGTACAGCGTCAATCACCACGCCGGCTGAGTTGGGAGAATCCCATACTTCCAGTTTGGCTTCCAGATTCAAGGGAACATCCCCAAAGGTGGTCCCTTCCATGCGGATGTAGCACCATTTGCGGTCAGTTAACCATGGGATATAATCGCTGGGACCAACGTGGATGTTGTTTTCTCCAATGTCATACGGGAGCATGCTGGTCACCGCGCCAGTCTTGGAGATTTTCTTGGACTCAAGGCGCTCGCGTTCCAGCATGTTCAGGAAGTCGGTATTGCCTCCAAAGTTGATCTGATAGGTGCGGTCCAGGCGCACACCGCGATCGACAAACAAACTGGTCAAAACGCGGTGCAGGATAGTGGCGCCCACCTGAGACTTGATGTCATCTCCGATGATGGGTAAATTTTTCTGGCGGAAGCGCTCCGACCAGTACTCTGAACTGGCGATGAAGACAGGAATGGCGTTGACAAACCCGCAACCGGCTTCCAGCACCTGCTCCACGTACCACTTGGTTGCCATCTCGGAGCCCACTGGTAGATAGTTAATCACTACATCCGTGCCGGTATCTTTGAGAATTTTGATGATATCGGCGGTTGGACCGGGCGCTTTCTTGACAATCTGTGAGAGGTACTTCCCCAAGCCATCATGAGTCATTCCGCGAGAGACCGGAACGTTCAGATGCGGCACTTTGGTAAACTGATAGGTGTTGTTTGGGTAAGCAAAGATGGCTTCGGAAAGGTCTTTTCCTACTTTGGTATCTACCACATCAAATGCTGCAGAAAATTCAATATCGCTGATGTGATATCCGCCCAGATTGACGTGCATCAATCCAGGAATGCGGTCGGTATCGGCGGCGTTACGGTAGTAATACACTCCCTGTACCAGAGACGAAGCGCAGTTTCCTACCCCAATGATGGCAACGCGTACTTTTTTGTTTCCCATAGATTTCGATTCTCCTGAGTGCTTGGGTTGAAGATGAGTTTTGGTTATTATACTCCCTGCTTCCCTTCAAGGTGAATTGGAAGCAGGGAGTTGCTCGGGATTGTATGAGGTTTAGAGCCAGTTCAGTAGGATAGTATTCAGAATACCTCCATGGTGGAAATAGGAGACTTCGTTAGGGGTATCCAATCGAATGGTGACCTGAAACTCGAACGTACTGCCATCCTCTCGGGTTACCTGTACAGTGAGTTCTCCACCCGGGGATTGAATTTGAGATACTCCCTTCAAGGTGTAGATTTCCCGCCCTGTGAGCCCAAGGGATTGAGCGTTTTCTCCGGGCTTGAATACCAGTGGAAGCACGCCCATTCCTGCCAGGTTGGAACGATGAATGCGCTCAAAGGATTCGGCAAGGATGGCGCGCACTCCTAATTGTTGCACACCTTTCGCCGCCCAGTCGCGGCTGGAGCCGGTGCCGTATTCTTTCCCTGCAATGACAATCAAGGGGACGCCTTCCTCACGGTATTTCATCGCGGCGTCATAGATCGGAAGAACTTCCCCATCAGGGAAGTGAATTGTGTATCCACCTTCTTTGCCACCCAGCAACAGGTTTTTTAAGCGGATGTTAGCAAATGTACCGCGAGTCATCACACGGTCATTTCCCCGGCGCGAACCATACGAGTTAAACTCGCTGACCGGCACGCCATGCTCCAGAAGGTATTTCCCTGCCGGGCTGGTTGGGGAGATATTTCCTGCCGGGGAAATGTGATCTGTGGTGATGGAATCGCCAAAGAGCGCTAACACCCGAGCATTTTGGATGTCAGACAGGAATTGAGGTTCTTTGGAAAGGTTTTCAAAGAAGGGTGGTTCCTGTAAATAAGTGGATGCCGGATTCCACTCGTAAAGCAGAGAACTTGGGCTTTGGATTTGTGACCATTGGGGGTTGGCTGAGTATAGATCCGCGTACTCACTAGCGAACAATTCCGGCTGGACGAGGTCTTGGATCAGTTGTTCGATTTCTTCAGCAGAGGGCCAGAGATCCTTCAGGTAAACAGGATTCCCCTGCCGATCAACGCCCAAGGGCTCTTGAGTAAGATCAATATCTACAGTGCCCGCCAGCGCATAGGCAACTACTAGAGGAGGGGAAGCAAGATAATTTGCCTGCACGTAGGGGTGGACACGTCCCTCAAAGTTACGGTTTCCAGAAAGCACTGCTGCGGCTACCAGTCCACCACTTTCGATGGCTTCAATCACAGGTTGTGGTAACGGACCTGAATTACCAATACAGGTAGTGCAACCATATCCGACCACATCAAAACCCAGTGCCGATAGGGCTTTATCCAGCCCTGATTTTTCCAGATATGCGGTCACTACTTTGGAGCCCGGAGCAAGACTGGTTTTAACGTAGGGTTTGACGCGCAATCCCTTGAGAACAGCATTTCTTGCCAGCAATCCCGCCGCAAGCATGACATAGGGATTTGAGGTATTGGTGCAGGAGGTAATGGCAGCAATCACAACGGCGCCATGTTTCAGGGTTTCCCGGTATCCATTGGAGCGGTATTCGGCTTCCTTTCCCAAATCTTCTGAAGAAAGTCCAAAGCCGCGTTCGGTTTTGGGCTTTGAGAGAGAAGAGCGAAAGTTCTTTTTTACCTGAGGGAGAGGCACACGGTCTTGTGGACGTTTGGGCCCTGCCAGACTGGGTTCAATGCTTTCTAGGTCCAGGTGAAGAACGGCTGTGTACTCGGGTTCGGGAGTTTCAGGCATAACAAAAAGACCCTGTGCGCGATAGTAAGCTTCTACAAGTTCGGTGGGTCTGCCGGTCAATGCAAGGTAAGCCAGCGTTTGCTGATCGACAGGGAAGTAGAGCACGGTTGCACCACTTTCAGGTGCCATGTTAGAAATCATCGCTCGGTCGGCTAGGGATAGATTGACCAGACCGGGCCCAAAAAATTCTACAAATTTATCGACAACACCGTGCTTGCGTAGCAGTTGGGTAATAGTCAGAGTCAGGTCTGTGGGGGTGACGCCTTCCCGAAGTTTCCCGGTCAGACGCAGGCCAATGACATCGGGAGTGACAAATTCCAGCGGTTCGCCTAACATGGCGGCAACGGCTTCAATCCCTCCAACGCCAAATCCAACCACGCCTAACCCGTTAATCATGGTGGTGTGAGAGTCTGTCCCCACCAGCGTTTCGGGGAAGACGACTGTGGTGCCATCTTGTGAAGAGGTAAGCACTCCCCGCGCCAGATATTCGAGATTTACCTGATGGACAATTCCTGAGGAAGGGGGCACAACTCGGAAGTTCTTGAAGGCTTTCTGTGCCCAGTGGAGGAACTCATAGCGCTCACGATTGCGTTCAAATTCTAACTGGACGTTGAGTTTCAGAGCATCTGGAATTCCAAAGTAATCTACCTGTACTGAGTGGTCAATAACCAAATCCACCGGCACAACGGGATTGATTTTTTCCGGATTTCCTCCCAATCGCACCAGAGCGGCGCGCATGGCGGCAAGATCGTTCATCACCGGAACGCCGGTAAAATCTTGCAGCACTACCCGGCCGGGAAAGAACTGTAAAATGGGACGATGGGTTGCCTGTGGTGCCCAGTTTGCCAGTGCCGAAATGCTTTGCTGGCTTACTCTAGGATGGGCGCTGTTCCGAAGGTAACCTTCCAGCAAAATTCGAATAGAGAAAGGCAATCGTTGAAGACTTTCCCTGGATATCCCTTCCCACTGGTCGAGAGGGTAATAGAAATACGTCCCCTGAGACGTTTTCAGAATGGCGGGAATAGCCGAGGATCTAGACGCAGACATGCTCCCCTCCTTTGGGATTAATGGGATGAGGGTCATTATAATTCAGCCATTTTCCTGGAATTGGCGAAAATTTAACCCATTTGGGTGATTTTTCAGGGGATTTTATGATTTTACCTTGACACATTTTGTGTCCGCATTTATAAATGCGCCCAATATGATACGAGTTATGCTTGCTTACCAGATTTCCCCTAAGCGAATCCCGCGATTCCCCTCCTTCCGAGAAGGCGCGGGCTCTTCGCGTTTATGAAGAGCAAGCACAAAAGAGAGAAAAAAGACCTTCCGGAAGGAAGGTCTTTTTTGATTAAAACCAATAGTTTTTGGAGGAGAAAATGAAACGCTTGTCTATTTGGATGTTCCTGGTGCTGGTGTTTGGGTTGGTGCTCTCGGCTTGCGCTCCATCGAGCGGTTCTTCAGCTGGGGAAACATCGCAAGAGTCTCAAGGAAACGCGCAAACGGGCTGTCTAGGTTCTGCAGATACTGCGCTGGTAGATTTACAGTGCCGAAAAATCACTGTGGCGGTTGAAAATGCCTATATGCCTTTCAACTATATCCTGGTGGCTACAGGAGAGCCCGGAGGGTGGGATTACGATGCCTTGCGGGAAATTTGCACCCGCTTGCATTGTGAGCCTGTCTTTGTGGAAGCCGCTTGGGATGGCATGATTCAGGCGGTTGCCGATAAACAATACGACATGGCGGCAGATGGCATCACCATCACCGAGGATCGTAAACAAATTGTAGATTTCTCCATTGGCTATATCAGCATCAATCAGCGTTTGCTGGTACGCAAAGGAGAAACTCGCTTTGCCTCTATTGAAGAGTTTGCCGCAAATGAGGCGCTGGTGCTGGGCACTCAAATTAACACCACGAATTACGAAACTGCCAAAAAATATCTTCCCGAATCACGCATCAAAGGGTTTGAGCAATTCGCTTTTGCAGTACAGGCTTTGATTTCCGGTGATGTGGACGCGGTGATCATTGATGAAACTGCCGGGCAGGGGTATCGGGGGGAAAACGCCGAGAAACTCGAACTGATTGGACCTTCCATTTCCAGCGATGAATTGGGTTTCATCTTTCCTAAAGGAAGCGATCTGGTTGAACCGTTCAATAAAGCCATCGAAGCCATGAAAGCCGATGGTACGCTGGATCGCTTAAATCAGAAATATTTTGGCCCCGATTTCAAACTCACCGAGTCAGATGTGAAATAAGAATTCGTAAGGGGAAGGTAGAGGCTTTTCTCTACCTTCCCCTCGACTCTGCGTTCAGGAGGTAGATATGGCTTCAGGAGAATCA of Anaerolinea thermophila UNI-1 contains these proteins:
- a CDS encoding OsmC family protein, yielding MDAKATWKHGLSFEGWASSGFTVNLGAAPEVGGENDGFRPMELLLVGLAGCTAMDVISILEKKRQQVTGFEVRAHAERANEHPKVFTEITLEYIVTGHNIDPEAVKRAVELSENKYCSAQAMLGKTANIQHKITILEG
- a CDS encoding MFS transporter, which encodes MALQRPRGMTAFTLVWFGQVISLMGSSMSGFALTIWAWKLTGSATALSLMAFFSFGPSILFSPFAGVLVDRWNKKLVMMLSDLAAGLATIVILILYSQNVLQIWHMYVAGAFMGIFQSFQWPAYSAAISVMIPKEHYSRASGMMSLAEWGSGLLSPVLAGALIGVIGISGILLIDIVTFVFAISMLLWIVIPSVPRSQEGQEGQGSIFKEALFGFRYILNRRSLLFLQLVFFSGNLMSTLAGVLTSPMILARTGDSAPILGLVQSVGSAGGIAGSLLISVWGGPKKKVLGVLGGWFLGGLLGEMLYGLRFGLPAWIAAAFFASFFGPIINSCNQAIWQSKVPPDLQGRVFSIRRMIAQITAPLAMLMAGPLADYVFEPAMKTASSPLARLFAPLTGTGAGAGMGTIIFLSGVVILGVAIAGWMNPLVRNVETLIPDHDAVSAQE
- a CDS encoding LysM peptidoglycan-binding domain-containing protein translates to MLISACVPLESSSAQSLFEPSNPQGKSLIEIQDTPTPMPARPIYQPGELVDYTAQTGDTLPAIAAHFNTSVKEILEANPFIPADATTMPPGMPMKIPIYYQPLWGSPYQILPDSHFVNGPALIGFDTQKFVLLQPGWLRFYNEYVGDRQRNGAEIVEYVATNYSISPRVLLAILEYQLGALTQPKMPGGLDEYPLGERDISYRGLYRQLAWTANFLNQQYYTWRKGRLEITLPDGQLERPDPWQNAATVALQVYFAGRLNMEGYRIAVSSEGFARTYRELFGEPWTTDPHIPGSLRQPELRLPFGAGKSWAFTGGPHTAWGEGEPLAALDFAPPSVVGGCSPTEEFATAVAGGKIVRTGTGIAVLDLDGDGDERTGWVIFYLHLASDGMAPLGSELQAGDPIGKPSCEGGRATGTHVHIARKFNGEWIPADGVIPFNLEGWIARNGASPYEGWLTRQNRSVKACVCSDQASQIQSQSR
- a CDS encoding serine hydrolase, with the protein product MRNWQKRLLGLSLGVLLWGMASCNSSMSQSLTALPVSSENTIPIPSFSPTPSPVIIPETSEPLPSITQAPAFQSFAVQPLSQMLEDGADWHVWVKELGGRVLFEWRSDEIIHPASIVKVPLGMLVLETLEKGTEEPLDLVLDKGPTGAGRSYRQLLRAMLVYSEEDATEILERDLFERVHQNAVQQILDRWQAPSIRFRPRRASIHDLSTLWECLYTRQCLSESASEQMLTWLAEETPSDNGRLWTLKPYLPEESRIYNKRGSMTVPLTVGDCGLVEIPYYPVLLICIVGQSQGEPNFDRLHQKIGEFVQEVWVLWQDYREIKDE
- a CDS encoding LysM peptidoglycan-binding domain-containing protein — its product is MWTQLLCPNLKKLIQRLGTFLIAAGLLSACVRPWGSTSIFDIRAVSTPQPTLFVPPGTPQLVETPVEIPISTPAMQAEEDIPPFEPTPQPKTYIVQQGDTLGNIARQFNVDLALLIAANKLSNPDRIDVGQELIIPMIEDFPQGPDFIILPDSELVFGPSTTTFKMGTFVENQPGFLKNYHENRNGEAYSGTELIEKIARDFSVNPRLLLAVLEYQSGWLTNPSPPAETRKYPLGYSNSQITGLYHQIGWAANMLNYGYYLWKAGGVKGWVLADQTYVLVPESINAGTAGVQYLFSLLYGKDEWVKAVSSQGLYATYTRLFGSPQELAFEPLIPADLTQPEMVLPFAPGSIWYFTGGPHPAFGTGSAWGALDFAPPGEAYGCYTSPEWVTAMADGLIVRSGDGAVVQDLDGDGYEQTGWTILYFHIASSGRVQEGRFLKAGDDIGHPSCEGGVSNGTHLHIARRYNGEWISADGTIPFVLSGWVSAGDSIPYEGRLIKGEQVVTAWDKRLDENQIGW